A stretch of DNA from Saccharospirillum mangrovi:
TTTGCCCATACCAGTGACAACGACCCGGCCGGTGCAGGCGAGCGCCAAATCACAGGCTTTGACGAAACCCTCATCCAAATGCGTGTGCAGCGATTGCAACGATTCAATTTCCATGCGCAGAGTGCGCTGAGCGGATTCCAGGTAGTCGATCGTCGAAGACATATCAGTGGGTAACTCATCGGTTCTAAACTGGCGGGCTAGATTACCACAAAGGTGCCGCACCTGAAGTTGCCTAGACGTGAACGGCATCCTTTTTGCTGACCTTTGGCAGGCTCGCACCTGAAAGGCTTCGACCCTAAAATAAGGCGGGTATGCCGAAAGGAGAAAAGCATGAGTGTTATCCGAAGTGCGTCGGTTGTGATGCTGGGTCTTGGGCTGTTGTTGGCCGGTTTGGCGTCGGCGGAAGGGTTTACCCCCGCTAAGTCTGCCGAGCAAAGCGTGATCGAAGGTGTCGAGCAGGTGCTGACGGTGGTTGAGAAATACAACAGCGGCAGCGCCGGGGATCGCCAGGCCTACCTGGATGAAGTGGCGGAAGTGCTGGAGCCGTTAATCGGTTACACCGTCATTGTCAGCCGCATCATGGGCGATACGCTGCAAACGGCGACCAACGAACAGAAACTGCGCTTTCTGGATGTTTTCAAGCGGTCGATGATCAACACCTACGCCGGTGGCCTGTATAACTTCGGTGCCTATGACGTGCGTCTGGTGCCGGATCAGGACAGCGAAGAAAACACGGTGCGCAACACCCGGGTGCGGCTGGAAGCCGTATCGCCACAGGGCCAGCGCTATCCGATGATTCAGAGCGTTTACTACAGCCAGGCGTCGGATGGCTGGAAAATGCAGAACGTCATTTTCAACGGCATCAACCTGGGTGTGACGTTTAAAACTCAGTTTGACCAGATTTACCGCGAGCAGGGCGGCGACCTGGACGCGA
This window harbors:
- a CDS encoding MlaC/ttg2D family ABC transporter substrate-binding protein — protein: MSVIRSASVVMLGLGLLLAGLASAEGFTPAKSAEQSVIEGVEQVLTVVEKYNSGSAGDRQAYLDEVAEVLEPLIGYTVIVSRIMGDTLQTATNEQKLRFLDVFKRSMINTYAGGLYNFGAYDVRLVPDQDSEENTVRNTRVRLEAVSPQGQRYPMIQSVYYSQASDGWKMQNVIFNGINLGVTFKTQFDQIYREQGGDLDATIDEWERITAESYETSQFQ